One Lycium barbarum isolate Lr01 chromosome 5, ASM1917538v2, whole genome shotgun sequence genomic window carries:
- the LOC132640074 gene encoding uncharacterized protein LOC132640074, whose translation MASSSISLSYGNFCCGFHYNRQPVLSNYFKNSHISVFFSTQNAHHLKLKVQLPRASSDDAGLPSEILEDSKFVSVNPEDPKYGPPALLLLGFEVDEAAKIQQLLKEMDGEFLQVIFCTEDMISRSLWEAINTKQPNLDASKIAKQLPRICFLSGLTGEEMMMFMDAFEESGLEEPVFAALVPNSQDKPLQELIEEIMGDHELLSAKNSS comes from the exons ATGGCTTCTTCTTCAATCAGTTTAAGCTATGGAAATTTCTGCTGTGGGTTTCATTATAATAGGCAACCAGTTTTATCAAACTATTTCAAGAATTCCCATATCTCAGTTTTTTTCTCCACACAAAATGCTCACCATTTGAAGCTTAAGGTACAACTCCCCAGAGCATCTTCTGATGATGCAG GTCTTCCCTCtgagattcttgaagattctaagtTTGTTTCTGTAAATCCCGAAGACCCAAAATATGGTCCACCT GCTTTGTTGTTGCTGGGCTTTGAAGTGGACGAGGCAGCAAAG ATACAGCAGCTTTTGAAGGAGATGGATGGTGAATTCCTCCAG GTCATATTTTGTACCGAAGACATGATTTCTCGCTCGCTTTGGGAAGCAATTAACACAAAACAGCCCAATTTGGATGCTTCAAAG ATTGCTAAACAGCTTCCGCGAATTTGCTTCCTGTCTGGCCTTACTGGAGAGGAGATGATGATGTTTATGGACGcatttgaagaaagtg GACTTGAAGAACCTGTCTTTGCTGCTCTTGTTCCGAATAGCCAGGACAAGCCATTACAAGAATTAATCGAGGAGATTATGGGAGATCATGAACTACTT TCTGCAAAAAATTCAAGCTAG